A region from the Paludicola sp. MB14-C6 genome encodes:
- a CDS encoding NAD(P)/FAD-dependent oxidoreductase, whose protein sequence is MNKYYDIAIIGGGIGGIMTAYRINKNNPNLSVCIIEKGHSIEKRVCPIVTKKVKTCIKCPSCAIMEGMAGAGAFSDGKYVISTEYGGWLTEFLEPETVINYIEQADSILVEFGATTERFMPNNELKKLCLQHDLHMSQAQLKHLGTDSNFDTMKKLIESLHGKVDIITDTEVTDVNKDNKEIYATHKGENHVITANDIIFAVGRAGSRFFSKWCTENKIPLKNNQVDIGVRVELPSIIWEDFSKKIYEPKIWYRSKQYGDTTRMFCFNERGNVVTENTSGVLTVNGHSYRDLSRKTENSNFALLSTIRFTEPFKEPIEYARHVASLANLISGGGVMVQRLGDLENGRRTDEKRLAQCTTRPTLSAVAGDLSLCLPKRQLDNIVETLHALDKIAPGTANYDTLLYGIECKYYSARPQCTEFKIDGCNNIYAIGDGAGFTRSLSQAAANGLYVADLLTK, encoded by the coding sequence ATGAACAAATACTATGACATTGCAATTATCGGTGGCGGTATTGGCGGAATTATGACAGCTTATCGCATTAATAAAAACAATCCAAATTTATCTGTTTGTATCATAGAAAAAGGTCATAGCATCGAAAAACGAGTATGCCCTATTGTGACAAAGAAAGTTAAGACATGTATTAAATGTCCTTCTTGCGCAATTATGGAAGGTATGGCCGGTGCAGGCGCTTTTTCTGATGGAAAATATGTTATTTCAACTGAATACGGTGGATGGCTAACTGAATTTTTAGAGCCTGAAACAGTAATTAACTATATTGAACAAGCTGATTCAATTTTAGTTGAATTTGGCGCTACAACTGAACGCTTTATGCCAAACAACGAATTGAAAAAATTATGTTTACAACACGATTTGCATATGAGCCAAGCACAATTAAAACATCTAGGTACCGATTCTAACTTTGACACTATGAAAAAGTTAATTGAATCACTACATGGTAAAGTTGATATTATTACCGACACAGAAGTTACTGACGTTAATAAAGACAATAAAGAAATATATGCAACTCATAAAGGCGAAAATCATGTGATTACAGCTAACGATATTATATTCGCTGTCGGACGTGCAGGCAGCCGCTTCTTCTCTAAATGGTGCACAGAAAACAAAATTCCACTAAAAAACAATCAAGTTGATATTGGTGTTCGTGTAGAATTGCCTTCTATCATTTGGGAAGACTTTTCTAAAAAGATATACGAGCCAAAAATCTGGTATCGCTCTAAACAATACGGCGATACAACAAGAATGTTCTGTTTTAATGAAAGAGGAAATGTTGTAACTGAAAATACAAGCGGAGTTTTAACAGTTAACGGTCACTCATATCGTGATTTATCACGTAAAACAGAGAACTCCAACTTTGCATTGCTTTCTACTATTCGTTTCACAGAGCCTTTTAAAGAACCAATTGAATACGCACGACATGTTGCAAGTCTTGCTAACTTAATTAGTGGCGGTGGCGTTATGGTGCAACGTTTAGGCGACTTGGAAAACGGAAGAAGAACAGACGAAAAACGTTTGGCACAATGTACAACAAGACCAACTTTAAGTGCTGTTGCCGGTGATTTAAGCTTATGCTTACCAAAACGTCAACTGGACAATATCGTAGAAACGCTTCATGCATTAGATAAAATTGCTCCCGGTACTGCAAACTATGATACTTTACTTTATGGTATTGAATGTAAATACTACTCAGCAAGACCACAATGCACAGAGTTTAAAATCGACGGTTGCAATAACATTTATGCAATTGGCGATGGTGCGGGATTCACTCGTTCCTTATCTCAAGCTGCTGCAAACGGCTTGTATGTTGCAGATCTATTAACCAAATAA
- a CDS encoding AMP-binding protein — protein MENLYKQFCTEGFDEHGVLNKFDVQCPDNFNFAYDVVDKIAEIEPDRRAMVWTNEQGDERIFSFSDMSKASNKVANMLTDYGIKKGDKVIIVLKRHYEFWFTILALHKIGAVTIPATNLLTTKDIEYRTNAASVKHIICSGTCHITDYVDEAEEKCGKFEAKFIVRNTKEGWIDFDNEMEKYPDTFERVETHKADDMLAYFTSGTTGNPKMVMHDYSYPLAHIITAVHWHCVKGDGLHLTLAETGWGKAVWGKLYGQWLAGAGIFVYDFDKFVPHDLLEMIEKYKITTFCAPPTVYRFLIKEGMKAENLASLTHASTAGEALNEEVFKRFRDVTGLKLMEGFGQTETTLLLATLDGMEPKPGSMGKPSPLYNVDIVDEDLNSVDDGVVGEIVVRPRKDGTKYGLLKCYYRDEAKTNQVWQGGVYHTGDTAYRDEDGYYWYVGRTDDVIKASGYRIGPFEVESVLMEHPAVLECAVTGAPDPVRGQVVKATIVLTSQYQPSDELKKEIQNFVKKTTAPYKYPRIIDFVPELPKTISGKIKRNEIRNQDNN, from the coding sequence ATGGAAAACCTTTACAAACAGTTTTGTACAGAAGGCTTTGATGAACATGGTGTTCTAAATAAGTTTGATGTACAATGTCCTGACAACTTCAATTTCGCATATGACGTTGTTGACAAAATCGCAGAAATTGAGCCAGACCGTCGAGCAATGGTGTGGACAAATGAACAAGGTGATGAACGAATTTTCAGCTTTTCTGATATGAGTAAAGCATCTAACAAGGTTGCAAACATGCTCACAGACTACGGCATAAAGAAAGGTGATAAAGTCATTATAGTGCTAAAACGACACTATGAGTTTTGGTTTACCATTCTCGCTCTTCATAAGATTGGCGCTGTTACAATTCCTGCAACGAACCTTTTAACAACAAAAGATATTGAGTATCGAACAAATGCTGCTAGCGTAAAACACATTATATGCTCAGGTACTTGTCATATTACTGACTATGTTGATGAAGCTGAAGAAAAATGCGGTAAATTTGAAGCAAAATTTATCGTTCGTAATACAAAAGAGGGCTGGATTGATTTTGACAATGAAATGGAGAAATATCCGGATACTTTTGAACGAGTAGAAACACATAAAGCTGATGATATGTTAGCTTATTTTACATCAGGAACCACAGGCAATCCGAAAATGGTTATGCATGACTATTCTTATCCATTAGCACATATTATAACTGCTGTTCATTGGCATTGCGTAAAAGGTGACGGCCTTCACTTAACTTTAGCTGAAACAGGTTGGGGTAAAGCTGTTTGGGGCAAATTATATGGTCAATGGCTTGCTGGTGCTGGTATATTTGTCTATGATTTTGATAAGTTTGTTCCACATGATTTATTAGAAATGATAGAAAAATATAAAATCACAACATTTTGTGCACCACCAACGGTATATCGTTTCTTGATTAAAGAGGGAATGAAAGCTGAAAATTTGGCATCCTTAACTCATGCTAGTACTGCGGGCGAAGCGTTAAATGAAGAAGTATTCAAACGTTTTCGTGATGTTACTGGATTGAAACTGATGGAAGGATTTGGTCAAACCGAAACTACTTTGTTGCTTGCAACATTGGATGGAATGGAGCCAAAGCCTGGTTCTATGGGAAAACCATCACCACTATATAATGTTGATATTGTGGATGAAGATCTAAATTCTGTTGACGATGGTGTTGTTGGTGAAATCGTTGTTCGCCCAAGAAAAGATGGAACAAAATATGGATTGTTAAAATGCTATTATCGTGATGAAGCAAAAACCAACCAAGTTTGGCAAGGTGGAGTGTACCATACAGGCGATACTGCTTATCGTGATGAAGATGGCTATTACTGGTATGTTGGAAGAACGGATGATGTAATTAAGGCATCTGGTTATCGTATTGGTCCGTTTGAAGTTGAAAGCGTTTTGATGGAGCATCCGGCAGTATTAGAATGTGCAGTTACCGGTGCACCTGATCCCGTACGTGGTCAGGTAGTAAAAGCAACAATTGTACTTACAAGTCAATATCAACCATCAGATGAATTGAAAAAAGAAATCCAAAATTTCGTTAAGAAAACAACTGCGCCATATAAATACCCTAGAATTATTGATTTTGTACCTGAATTACCAAAAACAATCAGTGGTAAAATCAAACGAAATGAAATTAGAAATCAAGATAATAACTAA
- a CDS encoding aldose 1-epimerase family protein, whose product MVIELKSNSAIAHIDTKGAELVSLQDVFGVEYMWQKDAKYWNRSSPVLFPVVGNLRNNKTIIEGKEYEIPKHGFCRDAEFKVMFQSETKVILNYSYNEETLAVYPYKFSLSLTYSLDGGQLEIGYTVLNLGETDMDYCLGAHPAFNVPLTENETFEDYCLEFNKEEPVGYAVYDCEKLEINPAHRVDLLKGNKKIMLKNNYFDDDAIIFDEVQSDSVKLYSIKSGRGVEVHFKDFEAIAFWTPTKLNAPFLCIEPWNGMAVRSDEDNQYTSKKGIQHLKVNEQHNFKLTIIPM is encoded by the coding sequence ATGGTTATTGAATTAAAATCAAACTCAGCAATTGCACATATTGACACTAAGGGTGCTGAACTTGTTTCTTTACAAGATGTTTTCGGCGTTGAATATATGTGGCAAAAAGATGCAAAATATTGGAACAGAAGCTCGCCTGTATTGTTCCCTGTTGTAGGCAATTTGAGAAACAACAAAACAATCATTGAAGGAAAAGAATATGAGATTCCAAAGCATGGTTTTTGCCGAGATGCAGAATTTAAAGTAATGTTTCAATCTGAAACAAAAGTAATTTTAAATTACTCCTACAACGAAGAAACACTAGCAGTTTATCCATATAAATTCAGCCTTTCACTTACCTATTCCTTGGATGGTGGACAATTAGAAATAGGCTATACTGTATTAAATTTAGGCGAAACTGATATGGATTACTGCTTGGGTGCACATCCTGCATTTAATGTACCGTTAACTGAAAATGAAACATTTGAAGATTACTGCTTAGAATTCAACAAAGAAGAACCTGTAGGATATGCTGTTTATGATTGCGAGAAGTTAGAGATAAATCCTGCACATCGTGTTGACCTTTTAAAAGGCAACAAAAAAATAATGCTAAAAAACAATTATTTCGATGATGATGCAATTATCTTTGATGAAGTACAATCTGATAGTGTTAAACTATACAGCATAAAATCCGGTAGAGGTGTTGAAGTTCACTTTAAAGACTTTGAAGCAATTGCATTTTGGACTCCTACTAAACTCAATGCGCCTTTCTTATGTATTGAGCCTTGGAATGGTATGGCGGTACGAAGCGATGAAGATAATCAATATACAAGCAAAAAAGGTATTCAACATTTAAAAGTAAACGAACAACACAATTTTAAGCTTACCATTATACCAATGTAA
- a CDS encoding ComEA family DNA-binding protein has product MKASHYLFVLYILATICICLIVYVVADSKSTIIRTNANEGYTYWEEVASSSNDDYRLIISSNADLSSGDNHTQTASSHTYKSDASTGEIYYQTPENETKQPSPNNKDANVSSKNAPTTSSKSTSSKVTSSKPQEYTGIVNLNTGTFEQLCSLDGIGEVLSQRIIEYRKAHGPFKTIEGILKVSGIGDKKFTAIKNRITV; this is encoded by the coding sequence TTGAAAGCTTCGCATTATCTATTTGTGCTTTATATTTTAGCAACTATTTGCATCTGCCTTATTGTATATGTAGTTGCCGATTCAAAATCAACTATCATTCGTACAAACGCAAATGAAGGATATACTTATTGGGAAGAGGTAGCCAGCTCTTCTAATGATGACTACCGACTCATAATCTCAAGTAATGCTGATTTAAGTAGTGGCGATAATCACACTCAAACTGCTTCCAGCCACACCTATAAAAGCGATGCTTCTACTGGCGAAATTTATTATCAGACACCTGAAAACGAAACAAAACAGCCAAGCCCAAACAATAAAGATGCTAATGTTTCATCTAAGAATGCCCCAACTACGTCTTCAAAATCGACTTCATCAAAAGTGACCTCTAGTAAACCCCAAGAATATACGGGAATTGTTAATCTCAATACAGGTACTTTTGAACAGTTATGCTCTTTAGATGGTATCGGCGAAGTTTTATCGCAACGGATTATTGAGTATAGAAAAGCTCATGGCCCCTTTAAAACAATTGAAGGCATTTTAAAAGTCAGCGGGATTGGCGACAAAAAATTTACAGCTATTAAAAACAGAATTACTGTTTAA